A window of the Polypterus senegalus isolate Bchr_013 chromosome 4, ASM1683550v1, whole genome shotgun sequence genome harbors these coding sequences:
- the LOC120528669 gene encoding hepatic lectin-like has translation MNGDSELYWIGLTDEEKEGDFRWVDNSLLDNKTRLWASGQPNSGDSEDCVKIQVSTSCSEKANWHDYNCGGLSKYICERAATLLHI, from the exons ATGAACGGAGACTCAGAGTTATACTGGATTGGACTGACTGATGAGGAGAAAGAAGGTGACTTCCGCTGGGTGGATAACAGCTTACTAGATAATAAAACAAG ATTATGGGCCTCTGGGCAGCCTAACAGTGGTGATTCAGAAGACTGTGTGAAGATTCAAGTCTCTACATCCTGCTCTGAGAAAGCAAACTGGCATGACTATAATTGTGGAGGTCTATCAAAATACATTTGTGAAAGGGCAGCAACTTTACTACATATCTAA